Proteins encoded within one genomic window of Felis catus isolate Fca126 chromosome C1, F.catus_Fca126_mat1.0, whole genome shotgun sequence:
- the CDK5R2 gene encoding cyclin-dependent kinase 5 activator 2, whose amino-acid sequence MGTVLSLSPASSAKGRRPGGLPEEKKKAPPAGDEALGGYGAPPAGKGGKGESRLKRPSVLISALTWKRLVAASAKKKKGSKKVTPKPASTGPDPLVQQRNRENLLRKGRDPPDGGGATKPLAVPVPTVPAAAATCEPPSGGSGAAPPPGSGGGKPPPPPPPAPQAAPPVPGGSPRRVIVQASTGELLRCLGDFVCRRCYRLKELSPGELVGWFRGVDRSLLLQGWQDQAFITPANLVFVYLLCRESLRGDELASAAELQAAFLTCLYLAYSYMGNEISYPLKPFLVEPDKERFWQRCLRLIQRLSPQMLRLNADPHFFTQVFQDLKNEGEAAAGAGGPPSGGAPAAPSSSSAARDSCATGAKHWTMNLDR is encoded by the coding sequence ATGGGCACGGTGCTGTCTCTATCCCCCGCCTCTTCGGCCAAGGGCCGGAGGCCCGGCGGGCTGCCCGAAGAGAAGAAGAAAGCGCCGCCCGCGGGGGACGAGGCGCTGGGGGGCTACGGGGCGCCGCCAGCAGGCAAGGGCGGCAAAGGCGAGAGCCGGCTCAAGCGGCCGTCAGTGCTCATCTCGGCGCTGACCTGGAAGCGCCTGGTGGCCGCATCTGCCAAGAAGAAGAAAGGCAGCAAGAAGGTGACGCCCAAGCCGGCATCCACTGGCCCTGACCCCCTGGTCCAGCAACGCAACCGCGAGAACCTTCTCCGCAAGGGTCGGGATCCCCCCGACGGCGGCGGCGCCACCAAGCCACTGGCGGTGCCGGTGCCCACCGTGCCCGCGGCCGCTGCCACCTGCGAGCCGCCGTCGGGGGGCAGCGGGGCCGCCCCGCCGCCGGGTTCCGGTGGGGGCAAGCCTCCACCGccgccacccccagccccgcagGCGGCGCCGCCGGTGCCTGGCGGCTCGCCGCGGCGGGTCATCGTGCAGGCGTCCACCGGCGAGCTGCTGCGCTGCCTGGGCGATTTCGTGTGCCGACGCTGCTACCGCCTCAAGGAGCTGAGCCCGGGCGAGCTGGTGGGCTGGTTCCGCGGAGTGGACCGCTCGCTGCTGCTGCAGGGCTGGCAAGACCAGGCCTTCATTACGCCCGCCAACCTGGTGTTCGTGTACCTGCTGTGCCGCGAGTCGTTGCGCGGGGATGAGCTGGCGTCGGCCGCCGAGCTGCAGGCCGCCTTCCTCACCTGCCTCTACCTCGCCTACTCCTACATGGGCAACGAGATCTCATACCCGCTCAAGCCCTTCCTCGTGGAGCCCGACAAGGAGCGCTTCTGGCAACGCTGCCTGCGCCTCATCCAGCGGCTCAGCCCCCAGATGCTGCGGCTCAACGCCGACCCCCACTTCTTCACGCAGGTCTTTCAAGACCTCAAGAACGAGGGCGAGGCCGCCGCCGGCGCCGGGGGTCCACCCAGCGGGGGCGCGCCCgcggccccctcctcctcctccgccgccAGGGACAGCTGCGCGACCGGAGCCAAGCACTGGACTATGAACCTGGACCGCTAA